ATCCGCCCCCGCGTGTGACGCGATCGGCGCGGCGTCCGGCTACTGCGGCGTTCCTCCCGGGGGCCTGCCAGGGTTTCGTGCATGGCCAAGCGGGCGCGGGGCGAGACGGCGGCAGTCCTCGACGTCGTCGAGTGCGAACGGCGGATCGGTCATGCATTCGCCGATCGTGCCCTGCTCCGGGCAGCGCTGACGCATGCGTCCGGTGCCCAGCACCGGCTGGCGAGCAACGAGCGGCTCGAGTTTCTCGGTGACTCGATCCTCGGCTTCATCGTCTGCGAATACCTGTACCGTGCCTTCCCGGATTCGCTCGAGGGTGATCTGACGCGGATCAAGTCGGTGGTCGTGAGCCGGGAGACGTGTGCCCGGATCACACGGCAGCTCGGTTTGACCGATTTCCTGATCGTCGGCAAGGGGCTGGTGGCGAACCAGGAGGTGCCGCTGTCGGTGCTCTCCGACTTGTTCGAGTCGGTCGTCGCCGCGGTGTATCTCGATGCCGGGTTGGAGCCGGTGCGCGACCTCGTCACCCGGCTCCTCGAACCGGAAATTCTCAAGGTCGCCAGCGGCGAAGAGGGGTCGAATCACAAGTCGGTCCTCCAGCAGGTCGCGCAGCGTGACTACGGCGTCACGCCCACCTACGAGGTCGTCGAGGAGACCGGCCCCGATCACAGCAAGAGCTTCCAGGTGTCGGCCCAGATCGGTGCCCGCCGCTACGCCCCGGCCTGGGGTCGTAACAAGAAGGAAGCCGAGCAACGGGCCGCTTCCAACGCCCTGGCGCAGCTGCGTGGGGTCACCGTGGGTGACGATCCCGATCCGGCGCCGCTCGCGCCCGTCGAGTAAAGCCATGCGGCGCCGCTGACGGGTTTCTGCACGCGGTGTGAACGTCGTGATAATGTCGGGGCTCCATGGCAGCCCGGGGAAACATCCCCTGAGGCGAGGGTCGGTGTTGCCGGTCGGTTGACCGATGACCCGTGTGAACTATCATCTGGCTTGGCCGGTCGTCACTTCCGGCACGAGCTGCTGGTTTCGAAGTCTGTCACATCCCCCGGAGTCCCGTGAATTCCATGGCTGAAAAGAAAGACATCAACAAGTCCGAGGAGATCCGCCGCGTCGCCAACGAGCTCAAGGCGAAGGGGCAGAAGATCTCGCCGAAGGCGATCATCGACTTGCTCAAGAAGCAGGGGATCACGGTTTCCTCGCCGCAGTGCTCGATGGTCCTGAAGCGGGCCGGCTTCAAGCGCCGGGCGCGAAAGGCCCGGGCGACGGGGCCGAAGCCGGCGGCTGGCCGTGCGGCCGCCAAGTCGGCGATCAGCATCGAGGATCTGATCGCGGCCAAGAAGGTGGTGGAGCAGTTCGGCAGTGCCGAACGGGCGATCGACGCTCTCCGGGCCCTCGCCCGCCTGTCGTGACCGCTCTCGGTCGTCGAGCCTCGCAATGGCCGGTGATCCCCGTGATCTCCGGCCATTGCAGGGCGACGCGTGATGGAGTCGATCGCAACGCGCTACTTCATGCGCACGAGCTTCATGATCCGCCCCGACACGTTCCAGTCCTGGACGTACAGGTTTCCCTCGGCGTCCCATGCGGAGCCATGGGTGCCGCTGAAAATTCCCTCGCGCCACTGGTCCCGGGGCACGTTGAAATTGGCACGGGTCGCGGGGTCGGGATTGTGTCCGAGTACGGCCATGATCGTGTTGCTCCGGTCGAGGATCACCAGCCGGCCGTGAAGATCGGGAACGGCGACGTAGTCTCCCTGGACGCGTGCCGATGTCGGCATCCCCAGGCCCGTCACCACCTCTTCGATGAAGTTCCCGTCGAGGTCGTAGTGGACCAGCCGTCCCTTGGGCTCGTGGTTGCGGTCGCAGACCAACAGCCGGGGCGGATCGTAGCGCGGGTCGAGCGTCATCCCGTGGGCGGTGTTGAACTCCTTCAGTCCGTTCCCCTTGACGCCGAAGTGGGCGAGGTATTTTCCGGTCCGATCGAACTTGAACACGTGATTCGAGGCATAGCCGTCGGCGAGAAAGATCGCCCCGTCGGGGGCGACGGTGATCGCCGTCGGCGCCCACTTCGTGAGGCCCAGCCCCGACTCGGCCGGGATCCCGAGACGGAGCACGACCTCGCCGCTGACCGCATCGACCTTGATCCCCTCGCCGGCAACGTTCCGCGCACCGTAGAGGAAGTCGCGGTCCCCGTCCGCTTCGATTTTCAGGTCATGGACGTTGGAGTAGGCATCGCCGAGGAATCGGCGGACGACTTTCCCGTCGGGTGAGAAGCCGAACAGGCCGAGGCTCGAACTGGTCCAGATCGTGCCGTCGCGGCCGATCGCGACGCCGCCATGGGTCGAGCCGAGGACCGACTTGCCGTCGTCGCCGAGCCCCCAGCCGGGCACGGTGTCGAACGTCATCGTCCCGCAGCCCATCCGCACCGGCTCGGCGGCACGGACCGGGTTGGCGGCGGCGGAGAGCAATGCGGCGAGGATGCACAGCTCTGCGACGAAGGGGCGGATGGCTTCCATGACGATCCTCCAGGGGGACGAGGGTACGGGAGTCGGTCGACGGTGGACGGCGGCCCGGGGGCGGTCAACGCCGGTTGCATGCCTCATCCGCTCGCAGGCGGCACGTTGGCATTGCGGCGGAACAGATTGTCCGGATCATGCCGTGCCTTGAGCGCGGCGAGTCGGGGGTGGTTGACGCCGTAGATCGCCGCGGCGCCGGCCGGCGCCGCATACGTCTGGTAGTTGGAATAAATCCGCTCGTCGCGCGCGGGGCGCAGGAGCCGCAGCCATTCCTCTCCTTCCGCGAACCGCGCGGCCGACTCGGCGGGGTCGGTCCAGGTGGTGGCGAGGCGGAGATGGACGGAGTGCGCTTGGCGGTGGGGGAACGCCGTCGCCGCGGGATCGACAGTGCAGACGGCGCCGTGCATGAAGTGGCTGAGGCCGAGGACCGTCTCGGGGGCGGCCCGCGCGAGCCGGTCGACGACGATCCCGATCAGGTCGTCGTCGATCCGCTCGCGGTACACCGTCTCGATCGCCCGGGCGACCGGCGCCGGCGTGTTCCCCGGATTGGTGGCCGCCGCCTTCTCCGCGAGGTCGGCGAACGGCTGCCTGCGCACCGCCTCGCGGGTCGGCGGCGCCAGCCGGCGCAGCGCCTCGAGCAGCCGCTCCCCCTCGCGCGCGTCGCCGGCGTGGGAGAAGCTGACGAACAGGCCGCGCGGGCCCGGGGTGAGGTTGAGCGTCGCCTGGAAGGCGTCCGGGCATCCGGCCATCAGATCGCCGAACCCGGCGACGACCTGCCGGGCATGGGCGGCCGAATAGTGGACGTCGCCGCCGAGAACGTCGCCGAGCGGATGGAGACGGAGCGTGATCGTCGTGGCGACGCCGAAATTCGCACCGGCGCCGCGCAGACCCCAGAGGAGATCGGGCGCGGTGTCGGCGTCGACCTCGAGCAGGCGCGCGTCGGCGGTCACGATCCGGGCGGCGACGAGGTTGTCGCAGCTGGCGCCGAACAGCCCCGACAGCCAGCCGAGCCCGCCGCCGAGCGTGACGCCGGTCGCCCCCACCCCCGGGCACTGCCCGAGCACGGGCACGAGCCCGAACGGCGCGCAGGCCCGGGCGACCTCGCCGCCGAGCGCCCCGGCGCCGACGTGCGCGACGCGGCGCTCGTGATCGACGACGACGCGCTTCAGCGGCGAAAGGTCGAGGACGAGGCCGTCGGAACTGCTCCAGGCGAGGTGGGCGTGGCCCCCGGCGCGGACGGCGATCTCGAGCCGGTGGCGCCGCGCGAACCCGATCCCGCGGGCGACGTCGTCCTCGGTCGCGCAGCGAACGATCGCGCGCGGTGCCGTGGCGGTGCGGGGATTGGTGTAGAAGACGCGCCGGGCGAGAGCGTAGGCCTCGTCGTCGGGTGCGACGAGCGACCCGTCGAGGGCTTCGCGAAGGGCGACGAGTGCCCGGGCATCGACGGGCGGTGTCGCGGCGCCGGGATCGCGGGCACCGGCCGGTGCGGCGACCAGGCCTGCGGCGGCGGCTGCAGCCCGGCGGAGGACGCGGCGGCGGGTCGGGAAACTCATGGAACCCAGGATATCGCAGGGGCTCCGGTGGCGGCACCGTCCCGCAGCCTGTCGTGACCGGACGTGCCGGGAACGACGACACGCCCTTGGTGTTGAAACCGGTTTTCCCCCCTGCAGCAATACGCCGTAGGATTCCGCGCGGTGCGCGTGATCGGGGCCATGCCGCCGCCGTAGGGGAGGGCTATCCGATGACGCGGGCCATGTGGTTGATCGCGGTGCTGATGGTCTGTCTCGCTTCCGGAGCCGTGCCCGGCGGTGCGGGGCCCGCCGGGTTCGAGTGAGCCGCCCGTCGGCTCGGTGCGTCGCTCACTTCGCCGGCGCGGCCGCCGCGGGAACGAGCGCCGGCGCGGGGCGGACGGCGACCGGCTGCCAGTGGCCGTGCATCGCCGCGCGCCCCGGGGGCTCGGCGGTGAGCTGGACCTCGATGCCGTCGGCGAGCCGCCGGGCAAACAGATTGCGCGCCATGCCGCCGGCGACGGCGCGCCGCGAGCCATACAGCAGCCAGGCTCCGTCGGGCGAAGGGCGCGGGTGGTAGTGCGTCGTGCCCGGCGGTGACGTCGTCAGGCGTCTGCGTTCGGCATCGCCGTCGAGGTGGACCTGAAACAGCTCGACGGTCTCGGGGGGCGGCGGGGCGTCGCCAGCCGCCCGTGGGACGTCGACCCTGGCGGTGAAGAACACGGCGCGGCCGTCGTGTGACCAGGTCGGCACGTCGCTCGACCCGTCATGGAAGTCGGGCACGTCGAGAAATTGTGTCACGCCGCGGTAGCCGCCGCGGTCGGCGAGTTTTCGCAGGCCGCTGCCATCGGAGCGGACGACGTGCGGATGGCAGTCGTGATGCGTGCCGGCGAGGAACAGCAGCCAGCGGCCGTCGGGGGACCACGACGGGGCGAAGTTGAAGGGCCGGCCGGTGTCGATCCTGAG
This genomic interval from Planctomycetota bacterium contains the following:
- the rnc gene encoding ribonuclease III → MAKRARGETAAVLDVVECERRIGHAFADRALLRAALTHASGAQHRLASNERLEFLGDSILGFIVCEYLYRAFPDSLEGDLTRIKSVVVSRETCARITRQLGLTDFLIVGKGLVANQEVPLSVLSDLFESVVAAVYLDAGLEPVRDLVTRLLEPEILKVASGEEGSNHKSVLQQVAQRDYGVTPTYEVVEETGPDHSKSFQVSAQIGARRYAPAWGRNKKEAEQRAASNALAQLRGVTVGDDPDPAPLAPVE
- a CDS encoding 6-bladed beta-propeller produces the protein MEAIRPFVAELCILAALLSAAANPVRAAEPVRMGCGTMTFDTVPGWGLGDDGKSVLGSTHGGVAIGRDGTIWTSSSLGLFGFSPDGKVVRRFLGDAYSNVHDLKIEADGDRDFLYGARNVAGEGIKVDAVSGEVVLRLGIPAESGLGLTKWAPTAITVAPDGAIFLADGYASNHVFKFDRTGKYLAHFGVKGNGLKEFNTAHGMTLDPRYDPPRLLVCDRNHEPKGRLVHYDLDGNFIEEVVTGLGMPTSARVQGDYVAVPDLHGRLVILDRSNTIMAVLGHNPDPATRANFNVPRDQWREGIFSGTHGSAWDAEGNLYVQDWNVSGRIMKLVRMK
- a CDS encoding FAD-binding oxidoreductase; the protein is MSFPTRRRVLRRAAAAAAGLVAAPAGARDPGAATPPVDARALVALREALDGSLVAPDDEAYALARRVFYTNPRTATAPRAIVRCATEDDVARGIGFARRHRLEIAVRAGGHAHLAWSSSDGLVLDLSPLKRVVVDHERRVAHVGAGALGGEVARACAPFGLVPVLGQCPGVGATGVTLGGGLGWLSGLFGASCDNLVAARIVTADARLLEVDADTAPDLLWGLRGAGANFGVATTITLRLHPLGDVLGGDVHYSAAHARQVVAGFGDLMAGCPDAFQATLNLTPGPRGLFVSFSHAGDAREGERLLEALRRLAPPTREAVRRQPFADLAEKAAATNPGNTPAPVARAIETVYRERIDDDLIGIVVDRLARAAPETVLGLSHFMHGAVCTVDPAATAFPHRQAHSVHLRLATTWTDPAESAARFAEGEEWLRLLRPARDERIYSNYQTYAAPAGAAAIYGVNHPRLAALKARHDPDNLFRRNANVPPASG